CTAAGTTTTAGTTTGGTTCATTTCAAGCTTGAATTTAGTtggagtttgattcaaatttgagttttaattaatttgttattaaaatgatgtcgttttaatatatactaattaaaataacatttttttatataaaaatttttagtttatgagtTTGACGAGTAGTTAGAATTGGGTTGGGGTTAATTCATTTCAGATTAGTTTAAAtcgagtttagtttaaattcaatcttAGTTATAAGAGTGGTAGGGAGAACTAGTAAAGTATACATGGATTTACATGTTTAGTTAGATCTATTTGAGCTTGAATTGAGTTAGTTTGACTCAATCTCCGATAATTTTATCCCCAGTTAACAAACCGAATGTGATTTTGagctatttattttaaatttaaattgattttttaatagtttttattcaaatttaatttgacttataTTTACCTTTACTTCTATATAACAAATATGaaccaattatatattaagaaattatactgtacaaataaaattttgtaatggAAATCTGAAATACACGTTGTCATGTTTCCTCCTTTGTTGCATATTCAaagaaataagattaaatttgagattgagttaaatttaagtttaaatcaatttaagattagtttaataaaaaaaaagtttaaactttcttttaacataatttaagtttgatttaaatttagatataaTAATGAATcggatttaaattaaatttggttttatattaaattaaattaaaattaatcaaaataatattattttaatatatattaatagggtttaatttatttagatcAACTCTTTTTAAACTTGGACAATTTTATCCCATGTCCAGATTTACTGTAAGAATCAGATTTGTCTCTTTTCAGAAGCCTAGATAAAGTTAACAATGAAAACCGGACTTTTGACTGGGTCATATGCCATCGTTGGATCTTGGAACTTTAAAACTTGTGGAATCTTGTTTAGATTCAAGAGTCCCAATACTTTCATTATTAGCTAAATCATCCTCGTACAGAAGCAACCTATCGCTACACTTCAGAGTTACGTTGTGGCCATCAATATGCCACCGCTGAAGATAGCAAAAGCCATGATGGAGATGAAAAAGTCGGCGGTTCTCTACCATTGTCCTTGCCCCGACGGCGCTTTTGCAGCTCTTGCCGCACACCTATATTTTGCAGCTTCTTCTCTTCCCTCTCTCTTTTTTCCAAATACAGTTTACAGTCCCATTACGCCCCAACAGCTCCCTTTGCATGAAATTGatcatctttatcttcttgACTTTGTGGGGCCTCCCGGTTTTGTGCAGAAAATTGCTCCCAAAGTTTCAAGGTTAGTTGCTTTTTGTTTTCGCAACTGGGTGTTTGTTTATCATgttgaaaagtttgattgaatAGAGAGTGGaaatttgaaactttgaatGCAACTCTTTGTTTTTGGAATCAAGGAAAAGGAAGTGTTTTAAGATAACATGTTTAGTTGAAACTTTTGAAGTACAATTCTAAACTGCTATTTCTTTCATCTGGGAATTTGTAATTAGTgttgtcaaatttgatttaatggaGATTAGAAGAAAGTCCGAAACTTTAAATGCAATTCTTTGTATTTAGAAACAAGGAAAACAAATACTTTTAAGAAAACATGTTTAGCTGAATTTTCTTGAAGTACAATCCCAAGTACTGGTTTCAAAAATCtctttttatagtttttggctatgaaaaaacaaacaaatttataaagattATTGAAGATATTAGAACACATTTCACAATGTGGATCgtatctttgttttttaaatataatttctaattataaatcatatattataaaattttgttacgTTTTTGTGCAGGGTTGTGATACTGGACCATCACAAAACTGCACTTGAGGCTGCAATTGAGGGAGACAATGTGATTAAAGTAATAGATATGGAGAAAAGTGGAGCGACAATTGCTTATGATTATTTCaaggaaaaaattttagataaaacgGTGCTTAGTCAGTTAGAGTATGCTAGATTACTTTTTGACTACATTGAAGATGGAGATCTTTGGAAATGGAAACTTCAGAATAGTAAAGCCTTTAGTAGTGGGTTAAAAGATCTAAATATAGAGTACAGTTTTCAACAAAACCCTTCCTTGTTTCAGCAGGTAATTTCTTTGGCTTAGTTGGACTGTATCTTTAGTGCTTgattattcttattttgataTGGGATTGAAAAAATAGCCTTAAAATCATTTTGGGAAGGGACTGGGATCAATGACAGCAGCCTTAAGTTTgaaacacatattttatgttaaagagattctttaattttgattgattatacGGCATTTTTTTGCATTTCAATGTACATTTAGGTTGAAATAAAGGCCTTAAATGAATTGGGAGTGCCTTGTAGACAAATTGGGAATGCCATATGGCCGACTTCCAGAATGCTATATGGCATCTTTTCATCTAGAGCATTATCTTAACTGCTTGATAATATGAGAAGGTGCTATGACATTTGCTGCGGATTTTCTTAATAAAGAAGAGCATTTTGTTGGATTTGGCATCATCTCTTCTAGAATAGTTCCCAATTATGCTAAAGTAAACCACCTTTAAATAATCTCAAATTATGTAGCTGACTACATTGTAACATGTAAGTAGGTGGCATTATCTTTTTCTCAAACTCTGTAATTTTGCATGTTTCCTAGTCTGGTTTTCAAGTTTTGATTAGTTTTTGTATTCCTTATTCAAAATTGGCGTTTATTGTATTGTTGAGCTATTTCTCcattttttacaataaatgGAATGAATCATCATTACTTTTGTAGATGGTTTTTGATTTCTAAATGATTGATTATATGAAAACTTTTGACAGTTACTTTCTTTGGATGTGGAGTCCGTTATCAGACAAGGGATGGTGAGCTTATCTCACAAACAAGAATTAATTGAAGACATGCTTGATCAGTCATATGAAATTGCACTTGGAAGTGGAGCTTTTGGGCATTGCTTGGTAACTTGCTAACATTCTCTTGCATTCTTTTCTTTCGTATTTTAAACCTTGATGTAAAATTTGTTACATTGATTAAATAAGGTTGCTTCAAATTGTTAGGTGGTGTACTAAAGGTACAAAAAGACCTTAATTTCAAGCATAATTGGCAAAAAGAGGGTGTAGAGCTAAATGAGTATTTAAGCTTTCCTTCAATTGTAAAACTCAcaaaatgtgagttttttagAGTATGGAAGGATCTTGCTCTGGAATTAAGTCGAAGGAAGAGAAACCAACTTGAGGTTGTTTTGACGTTGTGGACAAGACCATAGATTACTTTAGCCATTTTGATGATGATCAGATTCAAgcgggaaaaaaaaaaaaaaaaccctacaaCTAATGTAGTGTTGCCATGTGAGTAGCCATATTAGTTGTGATACAATATGgaaatccaaattttataagTGTAGCATTACACAAACGCTTTGTCTCTCCCCTTTAACTACTAAGGCTCAAACCCTTAATAATAACTGTAGTTAAATTAATGTTGGAAGTTGGAACAATTTTAAAGTTCCATTCAACcaaattttgacaatatttGAAGCTCCCTACTAAACATATAAgagttaaaaatgaaaattgcaCTATAGGGCTCTTGATGTGAAATTTCTAATGTCATCCTTGTACTTTTAGGCAGTTGATGCTGATTCTGTTGCAGAATTGAGGAGCGAATTGGGCAACCAGTTAGCTATTAAAAGCTgcaatttaaatttaaggtttGCAGCATTTCATTAGATAATGCATATAGTGGattcttatttttctcattcAGTTACATGCACTCAAGAAATGCTTCATGCTTTACGTCTATTCTAGTTAATAGCTTTTATGTGTTTTGAATtacattttgtttgaaatttttcttaGGGGCATTGGAGCCGTTGTCTATAAAGTACCAGAGCTTAAAAATGATAAGTTGGTTAAAATAAGCTTAAGGAGTGTAGAGAGCGAAGACACAACACCTATTTCACAGGTTCTTCTTGTTAACTAT
This sequence is a window from Mangifera indica cultivar Alphonso chromosome 20, CATAS_Mindica_2.1, whole genome shotgun sequence. Protein-coding genes within it:
- the LOC123204670 gene encoding uncharacterized protein LOC123204670; protein product: MPPLKIAKAMMEMKKSAVLYHCPCPDGAFAALAAHLYFAASSLPSLFFPNTVYSPITPQQLPLHEIDHLYLLDFVGPPGFVQKIAPKVSRVVILDHHKTALEAAIEGDNVIKVIDMEKSGATIAYDYFKEKILDKTVLSQLEYARLLFDYIEDGDLWKWKLQNSKAFSSGLKDLNIEYSFQQNPSLFQQLLSLDVESVIRQGMVSLSHKQELIEDMLDQSYEIALGSGAFGHCLAVDADSVAELRSELGNQLAIKSCNLNLRGIGAVVYKVPELKNDKLVKISLRSVESEDTTPISQKFGGGGHRNASSFMLSTAEFEQWKLR